The genomic stretch GAACCTGAAATTGATGCTGAAGAAAAAAAACTCATTACTCCAAATTATCAAACTCTAGGCGGAATTAAATTAATGGGGAAAATTGAATTGCCCGTCGAAAAAGTACCCGAGCCTAAAAAGAAAACAGATCATGCCGCCGCAAATGCTGCTGCCAATGAAGAAAAGAAAAAACGCAAACGCAAACGAATAGGCGGTGAGAAGGTTTCTATCACACAATTTGGAGCACAAGGAGGAGGTGCCGCTGGTGCCCCCAGTAAACCTGGTGACCGCCCAGCATGGAAAGATGATAAGAAGGAAATTTCTGCCAAAGAGGTTCAAGATAAATTAAAGGCAACACTTGCACGAATAAATCCGGGCAGTCGCAAGCCCAATTTGGGAGACGTGCGATCGAAACTACGCAAACAAAAACGTAGTAGCATGGCCGATAGACGCGAAGAAGCGATGGCCGAGCAAGAACTGCAAAGCAAAGTATTAAAAGTAACGGAATTCCTTTCGGCCAATGAGCTTGCAAAGATGATGAACATGCAGGTTACACAGGTGATACAAGCATGTTTCACTTTAGGTATGATGGTCTCCATCAACCAACGTTTAGATGCAGAAACTATTAGTATCGTTGCTGATGAATTTGGTTATACCGTAGAGTTTGTTAGTGCCGATATTCAAGAAGAAGTGAAAGAAGAGGAAGATGATCCCACAGATTTGCTTCCTCGCCCTCCAATCGTTACTGTAATGGGTCACGTGGATCATGGTAAAACATCGTTGCTCGATTATATAAGAAGTTCAACCGTAGTGGCAGGCGAGGCTGGAGGAATTACCCAGCACATTGGTGCTTATGAGGTAACCCTTCAAAACGGAAAACAAATTACCTTCCTCGATACTCCTGGTCACGAAGCGTTTACAGCCATGCGTGCTCGTGGAGCTAAAATGACGGACATCGTTATTATAGTAATTGCTGCAGATGATAGCGTGATGCCTCAAACAAAAGAAGCCATAAGTCACTCGCAAGCAGCTGGAGTTCCTATTGTATTTGCTTTAAATAAAGTAGATAAAGATGGAGCAAATCCTGATCGTATTAGAGAGCAACTTTCGGCTATGAATATATTGGTAGAAGAATGGGGCGGAAAGTTCCAATCGCAAGAGATATCAGCTAAAAAAGGAATGGGTATAGAAGCATTACTTGAAAAAGTATTGATAGAAGCTGAGATGCTCGACCTAAAAGCAAATCCTGACAAACGTGCGGTAGGTGCTATTATAGAGGCATCGCTCGATAAGGGTCGTGGAATAGTTGCTACTACTATGATACAAGCAGGTACCTTGCGGATAGGTGACCCTATCCTTGCTGGTGTGCATGCAGGTAAAGTAAAAGCCATGTTCAACGAACGTAACCAAAAAATTACCGAGGCAGGCCCCTCAACTCCCGTATCCATATTAGGTTTTCAAGGGGCACCGCAGGCTGGCGACAGATTTATTGTGGCAACGAGCGAAGCCGAAGCCAGAGATATTGCCAATAAACGTTCGCAATTAATGCGTGAACAAGGACTTCGTACCCATAAACATATAACATTGGATGAGATAGGTCGTCGTTTGGCAATTGGTAACTTTAAGGAGTTGAACTTAATTGTGAAAGGCGATGTGGATGGATCAGTAGAAGCGTTGAGTGATTCATTACTGAAAATATCATCAACCGAAATTCAGGTAAATGTGATGCACAAAGCCGTTGGGCAAATATCGGAAACTGACGTTATGTTGGCTTCTGCATCCGATGCTATTATTATAGGTTTCAATGTGAGACCAAGTACACAAGCTCGCAAACTTGCCGAAGCTGAAGATATAGATATTCGTTTGTACTCTATTATATATAATGCCATTGAGGAAGTGAAAGCCGCTATGGAAGGTATGTTGGCTCCATCGTTAGAAGAGAAAATTACTTGTAATGTGGAAGTACGTGACTTGTTTAAAGTGCCCAAGGCAGGAACTATTGCAGGTTGTATGGTTACTGAAGGTAAAATTAATCGCAATACCAAAATACGTGTAATACGCGATGGCGTGGTAATGCACACAGGTGAAATCTCGTCACTGAAACGCTTTAAAGATGACGTGAGAGAAGTAGCAACAGGTTACGACTGCGGTATTAGTATCAATAAATTTGATGCAATAGAAATAGGAGATATTATAGAAGGTTACGAAGAAGTGGAAG from Bacteroidota bacterium encodes the following:
- the infB gene encoding translation initiation factor IF-2: MSGIYTLLKVAKEINVGKDTIVEFLKSKGHVIDPKPTAKLTEEQNQLVMAEFASEAQVKAEAQQMKVDKPRNAQILASELAPKNRPNILEEEERQVLIKNADLLTREQQQAAKKKAAPKVETPKEIEVEAPAEIIASEPEAAPVEEPKKKEEKSTKTKLGIKVMDKIDLDKVREDPIRSDRTPKKKKAEPTKPIVEAVKEEEKPKAKKKKVEEEKVEPAPVVETKKTTKVVKVPEPEIDAEEKKLITPNYQTLGGIKLMGKIELPVEKVPEPKKKTDHAAANAAANEEKKKRKRKRIGGEKVSITQFGAQGGGAAGAPSKPGDRPAWKDDKKEISAKEVQDKLKATLARINPGSRKPNLGDVRSKLRKQKRSSMADRREEAMAEQELQSKVLKVTEFLSANELAKMMNMQVTQVIQACFTLGMMVSINQRLDAETISIVADEFGYTVEFVSADIQEEVKEEEDDPTDLLPRPPIVTVMGHVDHGKTSLLDYIRSSTVVAGEAGGITQHIGAYEVTLQNGKQITFLDTPGHEAFTAMRARGAKMTDIVIIVIAADDSVMPQTKEAISHSQAAGVPIVFALNKVDKDGANPDRIREQLSAMNILVEEWGGKFQSQEISAKKGMGIEALLEKVLIEAEMLDLKANPDKRAVGAIIEASLDKGRGIVATTMIQAGTLRIGDPILAGVHAGKVKAMFNERNQKITEAGPSTPVSILGFQGAPQAGDRFIVATSEAEARDIANKRSQLMREQGLRTHKHITLDEIGRRLAIGNFKELNLIVKGDVDGSVEALSDSLLKISSTEIQVNVMHKAVGQISETDVMLASASDAIIIGFNVRPSTQARKLAEAEDIDIRLYSIIYNAIEEVKAAMEGMLAPSLEEKITCNVEVRDLFKVPKAGTIAGCMVTEGKINRNTKIRVIRDGVVMHTGEISSLKRFKDDVREVATGYDCGISINKFDAIEIGDIIEGYEEVEVKRKLV